One genomic segment of Thermodesulfobacterium sp. TA1 includes these proteins:
- a CDS encoding L,D-transpeptidase family protein encodes MKPHFLFPPILMVLFYLVLSTFQATASPLQFIPMVPQKYVYLEDQVYTIKEGDTLVDLAVKFEVGYQHLVLANPGVDPWIPKENQTIIIPYQVLVPQEFMFKSQSPYILVNLPEMRLYFFNYPFLFIAPIGIGDQGKLPPIDTYFIYNKKENPYWYPPPSIKAEDPTLPDVVPPGPDNPMGSHALYLSKGLYAIHGTNKIYSIGRRSTHGCIRMYPQHIKLLFENVPIGTKVFIIYEPYKLSIEKNKIYLQAFPDIENQIKNPLVYVLKKLDQLLEDKDYKIDLIKLEKIFEQPDGLVHQIGEVKSFN; translated from the coding sequence ATGAAACCGCATTTCCTTTTTCCTCCAATTTTAATGGTTTTATTTTACCTCGTCTTATCAACTTTCCAAGCTACAGCCTCTCCTTTACAGTTTATTCCTATGGTTCCCCAAAAATACGTTTACCTTGAGGATCAAGTTTATACCATAAAAGAAGGCGACACCCTGGTTGACTTAGCCGTTAAGTTTGAGGTTGGTTATCAACATTTAGTCCTTGCCAACCCAGGGGTTGACCCTTGGATACCTAAAGAAAACCAAACCATCATCATCCCATATCAGGTGTTGGTTCCTCAGGAGTTTATGTTTAAATCTCAATCTCCTTATATACTGGTAAACCTTCCTGAAATGCGTCTCTATTTCTTTAACTATCCTTTTCTGTTTATAGCCCCTATAGGAATCGGAGACCAAGGAAAACTTCCCCCTATAGACACCTATTTTATTTATAATAAAAAAGAAAACCCCTATTGGTATCCTCCCCCCTCTATCAAAGCAGAAGACCCTACGCTTCCAGATGTGGTACCCCCTGGACCTGATAATCCTATGGGAAGCCATGCACTTTATCTTTCAAAAGGACTTTATGCCATCCATGGAACCAATAAAATCTACAGCATCGGTAGAAGGTCTACCCATGGATGCATCAGAATGTATCCTCAACATATAAAACTTCTTTTCGAAAACGTGCCTATAGGCACCAAGGTCTTCATTATCTACGAGCCTTATAAACTATCTATCGAAAAAAACAAAATCTATCTTCAGGCCTTCCCTGACATAGAAAACCAGATAAAAAATCCTTTGGTTTATGTCTTAAAAAAACTAGACCAACTTTTAGAAGATAAAGACTATAAAATAGACCTGATAAAACTTGAAAAAATATTTGAACAACCAGACGGACTGGTCCACCAAATAGGAGAGGTTAAATCCTTTAACTAA
- the lpxC gene encoding UDP-3-O-acyl-N-acetylglucosamine deacetylase, translated as MEYQKTLSEKISLEGQGIFTGKTIRVEIEPAGIDTGIVFIREDLAHKPEIPLKIENVVGLDGATALTDGTHFIYLVEHLLSALHGLQIDNAIVKVYGEEVPLLDGSAYPWVRKIQEKGYQYLFYPRKKFRLKKPFYYKNGHGALVFKPANTLKIKASISFDHPVIGYQEMELEINPRNYLKEVCFARTFGFKDILLERIKKGILKGGDLSSAIILDQEKVLNPEGLRSEDEFVRHKVLDLVGDLFALGNSLMAEVEATSSHHRLHIEALKSLYASGLLEEVEERALTFLLLSKRKRF; from the coding sequence ATGGAATATCAAAAGACTTTATCAGAAAAGATAAGTTTAGAGGGACAAGGTATTTTTACAGGAAAAACGATAAGGGTAGAGATAGAACCTGCAGGGATAGATACAGGGATAGTGTTTATAAGAGAAGATTTAGCTCATAAACCAGAAATTCCGTTAAAGATAGAAAATGTGGTTGGGCTTGACGGAGCTACTGCCCTTACTGACGGCACTCATTTTATTTATTTGGTAGAGCATCTGTTATCGGCTTTACATGGGTTACAGATAGACAACGCCATCGTCAAGGTATATGGAGAGGAGGTTCCACTTTTAGACGGGTCGGCATATCCTTGGGTAAGAAAAATTCAAGAAAAGGGTTATCAATATTTGTTTTATCCCAGAAAAAAGTTTAGGCTTAAAAAGCCTTTTTATTACAAAAACGGCCATGGGGCCTTGGTGTTTAAACCAGCAAACACTTTAAAAATCAAGGCTTCTATCTCTTTTGACCATCCGGTAATAGGATATCAAGAAATGGAGTTAGAAATTAACCCAAGAAACTATTTAAAAGAGGTCTGTTTTGCGAGGACCTTTGGTTTTAAAGACATACTTTTAGAAAGGATAAAAAAGGGTATTTTAAAAGGTGGAGACCTGTCTAGTGCGATTATCCTTGACCAGGAAAAGGTCTTAAACCCAGAGGGACTTAGAAGTGAAGACGAGTTTGTAAGACATAAGGTGCTTGACTTAGTAGGGGATTTGTTTGCTTTAGGAAATTCTTTAATGGCTGAAGTAGAGGCGACGTCTTCTCATCATAGATTACACATAGAAGCTTTAAAAAGTCTTTATGCTTCAGGTTTGTTAGAAGAGGTAGAAGAGAGGGCATTAACTTTTTTGCTATTGTCTAAAAGGAAGAGGTTTTAG
- a CDS encoding dihydroorotase, protein MKLLIKKGRIIDPSQGIDQVADLLIEEGKIKGIADEIPSDPYTKVFWAEGKWVLPGLVDIHVHLREPGQEWKEDIETGTKAALYGGILRVACMPNTNPPNDNPEITEYILKRAQEKGYVKVYPIACITKAQKGEEIAEFGRLKQAGAVAVSDDGKWVPNSEVMKRAMLYAKQFDLTVISHCEDPFLSQGGQINEGYFSAKLGLKGIPWSAEVSAVVRDLLLAKETGKAIHLAHLSCKEVLPFLRWAKEENVPFTAETCPHYFTLTEKEVEEYNTLAKVNPPLRTEQDVIAIKQALKEGLIQVIASDHAPHSVLEKEVEFNLASPGMIGLQTLLPLSVRLVKEGWLTPLKLAEYLISNPAKVINVDPPSFKSGKKAEVILFDPEKTYVLDETLIQSKSKNTPFLGKKLQGITLLAVIEEKVWDFTQGV, encoded by the coding sequence ATGAAGCTACTCATTAAAAAGGGAAGGATCATAGATCCTTCTCAAGGAATAGATCAAGTAGCAGACCTTTTGATTGAGGAAGGGAAAATAAAAGGAATAGCAGACGAAATACCTTCAGACCCTTATACTAAGGTTTTTTGGGCTGAAGGTAAATGGGTTTTGCCTGGGTTGGTTGATATTCATGTTCATTTGAGAGAACCGGGTCAGGAATGGAAAGAAGATATAGAAACAGGAACAAAGGCAGCCCTTTATGGAGGGATTTTAAGGGTTGCCTGTATGCCAAACACCAACCCTCCTAACGACAATCCAGAAATTACTGAATATATCTTAAAAAGGGCTCAAGAAAAAGGCTATGTAAAGGTTTATCCTATTGCCTGTATCACCAAAGCTCAAAAAGGAGAAGAAATTGCTGAATTCGGAAGGCTTAAACAGGCTGGAGCTGTAGCTGTGTCCGATGACGGTAAATGGGTCCCTAATTCAGAGGTGATGAAAAGGGCGATGCTTTATGCCAAACAGTTTGACCTTACAGTGATTTCTCATTGTGAAGATCCTTTTCTTTCTCAAGGGGGTCAGATAAACGAAGGCTATTTTTCGGCTAAGTTAGGACTAAAAGGGATTCCTTGGTCTGCTGAGGTTTCTGCTGTAGTAAGAGACCTGCTTTTAGCCAAGGAAACCGGCAAAGCCATCCATTTGGCCCATCTATCTTGTAAAGAAGTACTTCCTTTTCTAAGATGGGCTAAAGAAGAAAACGTGCCTTTTACCGCTGAAACTTGCCCCCATTATTTTACTTTAACCGAAAAAGAAGTAGAAGAATACAATACCTTGGCAAAGGTTAATCCACCTTTAAGAACTGAACAAGATGTAATAGCCATCAAACAGGCTCTAAAAGAAGGTTTGATCCAGGTAATAGCTAGCGATCATGCCCCACATAGCGTGTTAGAAAAAGAGGTAGAGTTTAATTTAGCCTCTCCGGGAATGATAGGCCTTCAGACATTACTTCCTTTAAGTGTGCGGTTGGTTAAAGAAGGTTGGCTTACTCCCTTAAAACTGGCAGAATATCTGATAAGTAATCCAGCTAAAGTGATAAACGTCGATCCCCCGAGCTTTAAATCTGGGAAAAAAGCAGAAGTTATCCTTTTTGACCCTGAGAAAACATATGTTTTAGATGAAACCCTTATTCAGTCTAAAAGTAAAAATACCCCGTTTCTTGGAAAAAAGCTACAAGGGATAACCTTATTAGCGGTTATCGAAGAAAAGGTTTGGGATTTTACTCAAGGTGTGTAG